Proteins from a genomic interval of Sugiyamaella lignohabitans strain CBS 10342 chromosome C, complete sequence:
- the SLM1 gene encoding Slm1p (Phosphoinositide PI4,5P(2) binding protein, forms a complex with Slm2p; acts downstream of Mss4p in a pathway regulating actin cytoskeleton organization in response to stress; phosphorylated by the TORC2 complex; protein abundance increases in response to DNA replication stress; SLM1 has a paralog, SLM2, that arose from the whole genome duplication; GO_component: GO:0031932 - TORC2 complex [Evidence IPI] [PMID 15689497]; GO_component: GO:0005737 - cytoplasm [Evidence IDA] [PMID 14562095]; GO_component: GO:0032126 - eisosome [Evidence IDA] [PMID 21451250]; GO_component: GO:0016020 - membrane [Evidence IEA]; GO_component: GO:0045121 - membrane raft [Evidence IDA] [PMID 19064668]; GO_component: GO:0005739 - mitochondrion [Evidence IDA] [PMID 14576278]; GO_component: GO:0005739 - mitochondrion [Evidence IDA] [PMID 16823961]; GO_component: GO:0005886 - plasma membrane [Evidence IEA,IEA]; GO_component: GO:0005886 - plasma membrane [Evidence IDA] [PMID 15372071]; GO_component: GO:0005886 - plasma membrane [Evidence IDA] [PMID 15689497]; GO_component: GO:0005886 - plasma membrane [Evidence IDA] [PMID 16622836]; GO_component: GO:0005886 - plasma membrane [Evidence IDA] [PMID 17101780]; GO_function: GO:0005546 - phosphatidylinositol-4,5-bisphosphate binding [Evidence IDA] [PMID 15689497]; GO_function: GO:0005546 - phosphatidylinositol-4,5-bisphosphate binding [Evidence IDA] [PMID 21119626]; GO_function: GO:0046625 - sphingolipid binding [Evidence IDA] [PMID 21119626]; GO_process: GO:0031929 - TOR signaling [Evidence IPI] [PMID 15689497]; GO_process: GO:0030036 - actin cytoskeleton organization [Evidence IGI] [PMID 15372071]; GO_process: GO:0030036 - actin cytoskeleton organization [Evidence IGI] [PMID 15689497]; GO_process: GO:0051017 - actin filament bundle assembly [Evidence IGI] [PMID 15689497]; GO_process: GO:0070941 - eisosome assembly [Evidence IGI] [PMID 21451250]; GO_process: GO:0016197 - endosomal transport [Evidence IGI] [PMID 21451250]; GO_process: GO:0030950 - establishment or maintenance of actin cytoskeleton polarity [Evidence IPI] [PMID 15689497]; GO_process: GO:0001558 - regulation of cell growth [Evidence IGI,IPI] [PMID 15689497]) has product MDDLYLKSIPTNSQPTDILAARFSTWRKVIRALNVYFREVATVQDEYVRQNVRLGHAVNFPFFENGTSDGGNHSGSAGDFPDHEDRMFAPFGSNSIADVPGNLIQYHRTQAAAASRTSKELIQNLIPRLEDLRRDLLVKIKEIKNLGSDFRNNVAKEQQGTARDLNAYVNAIEVISTNPASLSAKHDPYLLRPALEKQINRQVNEENYLLEAFLNLQGSGQELEKVVTQEVQQALSVFAKLLGIQGQNTTDLFNKIIEGYVAKSPTAEWDAFIARDDNFVDPNLKPRKVEDISYKYQDSYLAHEVRTGYLERRSKYLKSYSRAWYVLTPSFLHEFKSNDRKHDPHPVMSLSLDDCQLTHDPKSSSSHSHKFILNAKQSGTSSGRGHNWVFRAESKEKMEEWFKDLSTLTNLSSPNERVAKIFKSVPGTSAATAGAATAAAGVSAGVAAGAGAGAGAGESGTGAAESGAVDGIAGESEAAVVGPSADLDGNVSSAGDGGHFGGDHTVDYTQVARDGHVAGAAAFAGATGAAAGVGGFTAIAAHDVERHSAHSRSIRSHTPHIDENGDTYIPVVAPISSPVPSDTSGVTSNGEPFQDESDRYGATEHNLDEGTQTIDNSVYSEHVGDEERTRGRFPSEVNLEHTVDPEQAVDEETLHREAAAFIVPSDLPNNNTSDTAVDDQASVFTYDLTHTAATLPDDKDFKPVGSEIPVHIERRLTATRHKEEEIEGTGIGIARHPDEAQESEEALISRRRSSVASHKRPQRAPSRKATGSYGTDELKPLSPVEASEPAPLFFANGLPSTTGGADN; this is encoded by the coding sequence ATGGACGATTTATACCTCAAATCCATTCCTACTAACTCGCAGCCGACCGATATCCTTGCTGCAAGGTTCTCGACTTGGAGAAAGGTTATTCGTGCTCTGAATGTTTATTTCAGAGAGGTCGCCACTGTTCAGGACGAGTATGTTCGTCAGAATGTGCGTCTGGGTCACGCGGTGAATTTCcctttttttgaaaatggtaCCTCGGATGGCGGTAATCACTCTGGTTCGGCGGGAGATTTCCCCGACCATGAGGACCGCATGTTCGCTCCCTTTGGTAGCAACTCGATTGCCGATGTTCCTGGCAACTTGATCCAATACCATCGTACCCaggccgctgctgcctcgaGAACTTCTAAAGAACTGATACAAAATCTCATTCCAAGACTTGAGGACTTGCGTCGTGACTTGCTAGTTAAGATCaaggaaatcaagaacttgGGCAGTGATTTTAGAAACAACGTTGCCAAGGAGCAACAGGGCACTGCTAGGGATCTGAATGCCTATGTAAATGCTATTGAAGTCATCTCCACCAACCCAGCAAGCTTATCTGCCAAGCACGACCCTTATCTGTTAAGGcctgctcttgaaaagcAAATCAATCGTCAAGTTAACGAAGAAAACTATCTTTTAGAGGCCTTTTTGAACTTGCAAGGGTCTGGCCAGGAGCTGGAAAAAGTCGTGACTCAAGAAGTACAACAAGCGTTATCGGTATTTGCCAAACTATTAGGCATTCAAGGTCAAAATACCACCGACTTATTTAACAAAATCATTGAGGGATACGTCGCCAAGAGCCCTACTGCCGAATGGGACGCTTTTATCGCGAGAGACGATAACTTTGTGGACCCCAATCTTAAACCTCGTAAAGTCGAGGATATCTCATACAAGTACCAGGATTCATACTTGGCTCATGAAGTTCGCACCGGCTATTTAGAAAGACGTTCAAAGTACCTCAAGTCGTACTCTCGTGCTTGGTATGTGTTGACTCCTTCGTTTTTGCACgaattcaaatcaaatgaTCGCAAACATGATCCTCACCCTGTTATGTCTCTTTCTTTAGACGACTGTCAATTGACCCATGACCCCAAATCTTCCAGCAGTCACTCTCACAAGTTCATTTTGAACGCCAAGCAATCTGGTACTTCGTCTGGTAGAGGTCACAACTGGGTGTTCAGAGCCGAatccaaagaaaagatgGAGGAGTGGTTCAAGGATTTGAGCACTTTGACCAACTTGTCTTCTCCTAACGAGCGGGTTGCCAAGATTTTCAAGTCTGTTCCTGGcacttctgctgctactgccggtgctgctactgctgctgctggtgtttctgctggtgttgctgctggtgctggtgctggtgctggtgctggagaATCAGGtactggagctgctgaatCAGGTGCTGTTGACGGAATTGCTGGTGAAtctgaagctgctgttgtagGACCCAGTGCCGACCTTGATGGGAATGTTTCAAGTGCTGGAGACGGTGGTCACTTTGGCGGAGACCATACTGTCGATTATACACAAGTGGCTCGTGACGGCCATGTTGCTGGAGCCGCTGCATTTGCTGgagctactggtgctgctgctggtgtcggtGGATTTACAGCTATTGCTGCTCACGACGTCGAGCGTCACTCTGCCCACAGTCGCTCGATCCGATCTCACACTCCACATATCGATGAGAATGGTGATACATACATTCCAGTAGTAGCACCCATCTCGTCACCTGTGCCATCTGACACTTCAGGTGTCACTTCTAATGGCGAACCGTTCCAAGATGAGTCTGACCGTTATGGAGCAACTGAACACAATTTAGACGAGGGAACTCAGACCATTGACAACAGCGTTTACAGCGAACACGTCGGTGATGAGGAACGAACCCGGGGCAGGTTCCCTAGCGAGGTCAACCTTGAACATACAGTTGACCCTGAACAGGCAGTTGACGAGGAAACCTTGCACCGtgaggctgctgctttcATTGTCCCCTCGGACTTACCCAATAACAACACTTCGGACACTGCTGTTGACGACCAGGCTTCTGTATTCACATACGACCTGACCCATACAGCAGCCACACTTCCAGACGACAAGGACTTCAAGCCTGTTGGCAGCGAGATCCCCGTGCACATTGAACGACGTCTGACCGCCACCAGACacaaggaagaagaaatcgaagGAACCGGTATCGGCATTGCCCGCCACCCCGACGAGGCCCAGGAGTCTGAAGAGGCACTTATCTCGCGTCGTCGCAGTTCAGTCGCCTCACACAAACGTCCTCAACGAGCTCCTTCACGCAAAGCCACTGGTTCCTACGGCACCGATGAGCTCAAACCGCTCTCACCAGTCGAAGCCTCAGAACCAGCACCGCTGTTCTTCGCCAACGGCCTGCCATCAACCACCGGCGGCGCCGACAATTAG